GCACCCCGGTCATCTGGTACGGCGGGCTGGCCGCGCTCATCGCGATGGTCGCCTGGTACGTCGCCACCCGCGACTGGCGGGCCGGAGCCGTCCTGCTGAGCTACGCCGCCGGCTGGCTGCCCTGGTTCTACTACGCCATCGCCGACAACCGGACCATGTTCCTGTTCTACGCGATCCCCATGGTCCCCTTCATGATCCTCGCGCTGACCCTGGCCGCCGGACTGATCATCGGACCGGTGGACGCCGCGCCTCGGCGGCGGATCGTCGGCGCCTCGGTCGTGGGCGCCTTCACGCTGCTGGCGCTGATCAACTTCGGGTGGCTCTACCCGGTGCTCACCGCCGAGGTCATCCCCTACGCGGAGTGGCACGCGCGCATGATGTTCAAAAAGGGCTGGATCTGACCGTCTATACATATGAGCTGCTTAGAGCCGATTCCATAGGGTAGGGGACGTGCACGATCCATTACGTCACGTTCATCGTCAGAGCAGGCCTGGATACGGCAGACTTCGAAGCATGCCTGCACCGGACGTGGCCGCGCTCCTCTCCGAGCTGGAGCGATCCGAGCCCGGCGACGTCGAGCACGCCCGGAGCGCCATCGACTGGCTGACCGGCGGCGAGCCCCTGGAGACCATCACCGAGCTCAACGTGTGCGAGTTTCTCTGGTACACGCTGCCGACCAAGGTCGTCGGCGACCGCCCCGCGATCGCCCGCGCGCTGGGCAGCCTGCTGCGGCTGGGCGGCATGGAGCGCTACGCCGCGCTCTGCCTGTCCTCGACGACCGCGCAGATCCTGCGCACCTACGCCCGTTCCGGCGAGGACGCGGGGACGGCCTCCTACCAGAGCGCGCTGGACGCCACGGGCGTGCTCCCACCCGACGTGCCCGAACTGCGGTGGAGCTCGATCATGGGCCCTGAGGAGCTGGGCGCGCACGGCGCCTGCTCCGCCGCCCTGGAGCTCGCCATCGTCTCCGGCGAGCTCACCGCGGACTCGTCCGAGCGGCAGGCGCTGACCCGCCACTGGCTGACGACACCCCGCGCCGAACTCGGCGGGGACAACTGGCTCCACCGGGTCCAGGGCGAGCGGCTGAACCGCTGGGTGCTCGGCCGGGGCGCCGCCTGGCGCGAGCTCGCCCAGCCCTTCGAGGTCCGCCTGCACGCCCCGATCCCGGCCCCGGCCGAGGACCATCTCGACGCGCTGCGGTGGCTGCTGGAGCTGGGCCGCCGGCCGGGCGGCATCCCGCTGACCCAACGGCACAACCTGGCCCGCTCCGTGCTCGCGGAGAGCACCTGGAGCGGAGCGGAGCTGGCGGCGGTCCGCGAGGTGGCCCAGGGGCCGATGGGTGCGCTGCGCCGCGCCGGCAGACGGTTGGTGATCACCTCGGCCGGAGAACGCCTGTTGCAGGACAACGACCAGCTCTGGGAGGCCGCGGCGGCGGCCCTGCTGGCCCCCGAGGCCGGGGAGCACGGTTTCCGGGCCTCGGCTCGGGAGGTGGCGCTGATGCTGCTCGCCGACGGCTCTCCCGCCGACCGTGACCGCATCGCCGCGGTGATCGTCTGCGAGGAGTGGCAGATCTCCGAGATGGACGCCTCGCTGGCCGAGCTGGAACGGCGCCTGGACGCCTTCGGTCTCCGGCGGTCGGACACGCTTACCCCGGCGGGCCGGTCGGCCGCCCTGGCCGCGCTGCGGAGCCACGCGCTGCGGCCCCGGCGGTACGTCAGCATGAGCTGAGCCCCCGGGGCGGTCTCCCCGTGTGGCTCAGGGCGCCCTGCTATGCCCCAACGAGTGGAAATCAGGGGCGGTCATCCCTTCCCTCAGCAAGATCGAGCCAGGTATGTTTGTGCGGTCATCGAAAGAAAGTTTCACCAATGGAGGAACATTGGGAAAGAAGCTTCAGATGCTGGCACTACCGATCGTGGCCGCTGCGCTGGCCACCCTGACGAGCGTTCCCGCCCAGGCAGCCGACGGCTACAACCGATGCCATGACGACCACTACTGCCTGTTCTCCGGCCTCGACGGCACGGGCGACATCATCGAGATCCAGAGCGATACGCCGGATCTCGCCTCCCTCAACATGGCCAGCAGGGCCAAGTCGGACTGGAATCGCACGGATTCCTACATCCACCTTTACTCCGAAGCCAATTACGGCGGCTGCTCCGCTCTGACCACCCCCGGCGGGAAGGGCAACTTCTTCAGCACGTACCGCGACTTCTTCAATTCCGTCCGCATCGGCGGTCCGAACGGCCCGTCCTGCCTCACCTTCTCGGGTTCACGGGCCGACTCACACGGCTGACGGAGCCCCAGGCGGCCGGGCATCGCACAGAAGCACACCGGCGATGCCCGGCCCGACCTGCGGCTACCGGAA
Above is a genomic segment from Streptosporangium album containing:
- a CDS encoding peptidase inhibitor family I36 protein encodes the protein MLALPIVAAALATLTSVPAQAADGYNRCHDDHYCLFSGLDGTGDIIEIQSDTPDLASLNMASRAKSDWNRTDSYIHLYSEANYGGCSALTTPGGKGNFFSTYRDFFNSVRIGGPNGPSCLTFSGSRADSHG